One window of the Leptospira koniambonensis genome contains the following:
- a CDS encoding leucine-rich repeat domain-containing protein → MNSKTLLVSVLLLSVFTFFDSNAESEKPEFYKISYQDLTENSTVFQIPFDFVVPKDYSLVSEPRSVLTQYVIHNEDIDSINLNGGVIDESKLNYPMYSIEPSTLFFYAKQKFYGEDERDGLKKTRIDTKGFPVLTIQGENKRKDSFNLILIHPNSGNWVIFLNFIPSKKQPEISQVLWENLIQGIKGEKSDLTFSSIPKRKFVPTYPDSKEFSKDVYYNQYVQPMNFPDIFPEPGKTSEAELYQMNPETSIIRRYTLSKPIIWTKGKKEVKFDCFIEYRIKEKSETFQAPGMQGFRRLETFRYSVFLYKGTVIEFDLVHKIDKSKNEEIFGPKNKTIEETKGDFEHLRISYLRERSPSFRKTQGGVRFYEDYLELSEVEKNEITELELKYLTEFPIELFKFKNLKSLTLAGNGLTEMDCKSIEGLKSLETLNLSKNKFNTVPECLLQLQSLKKLNLSYNPLKTIPSSVLKLDSIIELDLNDAQISEISDRVPNWSRLTHLYLSGNRIKRFPLSWGNLKSLSYIDLNENRLKKPPEYLSNIKNLEYISLEENEISEFPSELLSLNKLIRLDLAQNKITFLPETLCGKRKNPYPPTIYVGENPINKSNFKKIKSCSKSYGIYPNELN, encoded by the coding sequence GTGAATAGCAAAACTCTTCTTGTCTCCGTACTTTTACTTTCTGTTTTCACATTTTTTGATTCAAATGCAGAGTCTGAAAAACCTGAATTTTACAAAATTAGTTACCAAGATCTCACGGAGAATTCTACGGTTTTTCAAATTCCTTTTGATTTTGTGGTTCCCAAAGATTATTCACTCGTAAGTGAACCTCGTTCTGTATTAACTCAATATGTTATACATAACGAGGATATAGATTCAATCAATTTGAATGGAGGAGTGATCGATGAGAGCAAGCTGAATTATCCTATGTATTCTATCGAACCTTCTACACTCTTCTTTTATGCGAAGCAGAAATTTTATGGAGAAGATGAAAGGGACGGATTAAAGAAGACTAGGATAGACACTAAAGGATTTCCCGTACTTACGATCCAGGGAGAGAATAAAAGAAAGGATTCATTTAATTTAATATTGATCCATCCAAATTCTGGAAACTGGGTAATATTTCTTAATTTCATTCCATCCAAAAAACAGCCTGAAATTTCACAAGTATTATGGGAAAACTTAATACAAGGGATCAAAGGGGAAAAATCTGATTTAACATTTTCATCCATTCCAAAAAGGAAATTTGTTCCTACATACCCTGATTCGAAAGAATTCAGCAAAGATGTTTATTATAATCAATACGTTCAGCCTATGAACTTTCCGGATATTTTTCCTGAACCTGGAAAAACTTCCGAAGCAGAACTTTATCAGATGAATCCAGAGACCTCTATTATTCGGAGATATACGCTTTCGAAGCCGATTATTTGGACCAAAGGGAAGAAGGAGGTCAAGTTCGATTGTTTTATTGAATACCGGATCAAAGAAAAATCAGAAACCTTCCAAGCCCCAGGAATGCAAGGATTCCGAAGATTAGAAACTTTCAGATACAGTGTCTTTTTATATAAGGGAACTGTAATAGAATTTGATTTGGTCCATAAAATAGATAAATCGAAAAATGAAGAGATATTCGGGCCCAAAAACAAAACGATAGAGGAAACCAAAGGCGATTTTGAACATCTGAGAATTTCCTATCTTCGGGAAAGAAGTCCTTCATTTAGAAAAACACAAGGGGGAGTCCGATTTTATGAGGACTATTTAGAATTATCAGAAGTTGAGAAGAATGAGATTACTGAACTCGAATTAAAGTATTTAACCGAGTTCCCTATCGAATTATTTAAATTTAAAAATTTGAAATCTCTTACTTTAGCTGGCAATGGACTAACTGAAATGGATTGTAAATCGATAGAAGGATTGAAAAGCCTAGAAACTTTGAATCTGTCCAAAAACAAATTTAATACAGTTCCAGAATGTTTGTTACAGTTACAAAGTTTAAAAAAATTGAACTTATCCTATAATCCTCTTAAAACCATCCCTTCTTCTGTTTTAAAATTGGATTCGATTATTGAATTAGATCTGAATGATGCTCAAATATCCGAAATTTCTGACCGGGTCCCGAATTGGTCTCGTTTAACTCATTTATATTTATCTGGCAACCGCATTAAACGATTCCCTCTATCTTGGGGAAATTTAAAAAGTCTGAGTTATATAGATTTAAACGAAAATCGTTTAAAAAAACCTCCTGAATATTTGTCAAATATTAAAAATTTAGAATATATTTCTTTGGAAGAGAATGAAATTTCAGAGTTTCCTTCCGAATTACTTAGTTTAAACAAATTGATACGATTGGATTTGGCACAGAACAAAATTACTTTTTTACCGGAGACTTTATGTGGGAAAAGGAAAAATCCTTATCCTCCGACGATATATGTGGGCGAAAATCCGATAAATAAATCGAATTTTAAAAAAATCAAATCTTGTTCCAAAAGTTATGGAATATATCCGAACGAGCTAAATTAG
- a CDS encoding 4-(cytidine 5'-diphospho)-2-C-methyl-D-erythritol kinase, whose translation MLSPAKINLGLEIPYKRPDGFHEIRSVFLRLNWGDDILIEPIASGSFELISDNQIILEKRRLYDEVSEKGDLSKNILFKTFSKIRAHYRELPGVRIHLTKKIPPAAGLGGGSTNAASLFSFYFGLSPEFNSDHIFKLAAEIGADVPFFLSENHCLVSGKGEILKDIQVHSGQGILALTPQVLSTAEMYAGLKKPLQADPPSKRWISLGNDVEFSLKEGNWAALREKLVNDFEPLAFQKFPQLGKLKESFLANGASYSSLTGSGSCVYGLVQGLEIREELLAKMQTEFPDLTFVSFNY comes from the coding sequence TTGCTTTCTCCCGCAAAGATCAACCTAGGGTTAGAGATCCCATACAAAAGGCCTGACGGATTTCATGAGATCCGAAGTGTATTCTTACGTTTGAATTGGGGAGATGATATCCTGATTGAACCTATCGCTTCTGGATCTTTTGAATTGATTTCTGATAACCAGATCATTTTGGAAAAGAGACGTTTGTACGACGAGGTTTCAGAGAAAGGAGACCTAAGTAAGAATATTCTTTTCAAAACATTCTCCAAGATCAGAGCTCATTACAGAGAACTACCAGGTGTGAGGATCCATCTTACTAAAAAAATTCCTCCTGCTGCTGGCCTAGGGGGTGGATCTACAAACGCCGCATCACTTTTCTCTTTTTATTTTGGTTTGAGTCCTGAGTTTAATTCGGATCATATTTTCAAATTGGCAGCTGAGATCGGGGCTGACGTTCCCTTCTTCTTATCCGAAAATCATTGTTTGGTGTCCGGAAAAGGTGAGATCTTAAAAGACATTCAAGTGCATTCAGGACAGGGAATTTTAGCCTTAACTCCTCAAGTGCTCTCGACCGCTGAAATGTACGCAGGTCTCAAAAAGCCTTTACAAGCCGACCCTCCCTCGAAAAGATGGATTTCTCTAGGCAATGACGTCGAGTTTTCTTTAAAAGAAGGAAATTGGGCGGCTTTGAGAGAAAAGCTCGTAAACGACTTCGAGCCTCTTGCCTTCCAAAAGTTTCCCCAATTAGGGAAATTAAAGGAAAGTTTTTTGGCGAATGGAGCTAGTTACTCCTCCTTAACTGGATCAGGATCTTGTGTCTATGGTTTGGTGCAGGGATTGGAAATACGGGAAGAGCTGTTAGCCAAAATGCAAACGGAATTTCCCGACCTTACGTTTGTAAGCTTTAATTATTAA